Within the Thermosynechococcus sichuanensis E542 genome, the region AACTAATCTGTTGAGTGGCATTGGCCACACCCACCACCGCCGGCCGTCCCAATTCCCGCGCTAGAATCGCTCCATGACTGGTTAGCCCCCCTTGCTCACAAATCACACCAACAGCAGCATTCACGAGGGGCAACCAATGGGGGGGAATACTTTTGCTGACTAAAATCCGTCCGGCAACGGCAGCGGGAGCACAGGGATCTGTAACCACAATGGCGGGGGCAATCGCCTGCCCGGGAGCAGCGGGAATCCCTTCAGCAAGTAATGTGTGTGCTACTGTCTGCGGCGCAGGAAGAACCGGCAGAGGCTCTGCCAAACACTGCCCCCACCAAACCTGTGTCTGGCTGCGATGCCAAACCCATAGATGGGACGCCCCACCGCGACAGGCTTGATGCAACTGTTGCTCCTCTGCGGGCGTCAGCTCAACTCCCCTCGGTGGCAGGGGAATGCCTTGATGAGGGAGAGCCACACCACTGGCGATCGCCCGCAACGTTGGCTCCGTTCCTCTCCACCAGCCTGAGGCAACAATCGTACTCAAGGGGTAGAGTAAAATCCCTGCTTTAACCTGACAAAAATCCCATCCCTGCTGCCAGTAGGTATAGAGATTCTTGGCTCGCACAAGGGTAGCAAAGGCAGCTTCGATTGCCTGATGACACAGGGGTAAACTGGGGTCGTTTAATACCGCTCCACGGCCTAGTCCCCAAGGTAAGTCCGCAGATTCCTGCCAAAGATAGGTAGTAAGAACAAGATGACACTCTCCCCCCTGTTGTTGCCAAAAGTGATGACAAGCAGCAAAAACCGTTTCTAGCTCTCCCACATCCAAGGGGGGTAATTGATGGGTCATCTCCAGAGCCAGTGCTTTGAGATCAGTGCTATTGGGGGGAATTTCCTGCCAGCGATCGCAGGCCGCCTGCCACAGCGGAATCACTCCAGAGCGCAACTGCTGCCAAACACTGGTGGCAATCAACCACACAGGATGAGGTGGCGGCAAGACTTTTTGTGTCTCTTGCAGGGCAACCAACGTAGGAGAAAGGGCTTCCGCTGGGTACTGCTGTAGGGGTTCCAAAAGGAGCGATGTCACAGATCATCTTCCTCAATCACCTGTA harbors:
- a CDS encoding putative PEP-binding protein, which codes for MTSLLLEPLQQYPAEALSPTLVALQETQKVLPPPHPVWLIATSVWQQLRSGVIPLWQAACDRWQEIPPNSTDLKALALEMTHQLPPLDVGELETVFAACHHFWQQQGGECHLVLTTYLWQESADLPWGLGRGAVLNDPSLPLCHQAIEAAFATLVRAKNLYTYWQQGWDFCQVKAGILLYPLSTIVASGWWRGTEPTLRAIASGVALPHQGIPLPPRGVELTPAEEQQLHQACRGGASHLWVWHRSQTQVWWGQCLAEPLPVLPAPQTVAHTLLAEGIPAAPGQAIAPAIVVTDPCAPAAVAGRILVSKSIPPHWLPLVNAAVGVICEQGGLTSHGAILARELGRPAVVGVANATQQISSGMTLFLDGHRGSIYQLPPEPLPVVATPSLQTPSPQAVKRLPLQVMVNVSQVSALRLLRSLPCDGIGLLRSELMLLAFLDHRHPCHWLEQGETEQLRDRWVQHLCEFMRAIAPRPLFYRTLDLRPADYRQLLGGHRFEPETDWGLRGVSRYPHCPDLFHLELSALAIAHRLEESCPLRIVLPFVRSVSEVAYCQKALAEHGLAPNAGVELWVMAEVPAILFLLSDLANLGVAGITIGTNDLTQLLLGIDREIALPELNEDHPAVRGAIAQLIQEAKAHHLGCSLCGEAPTRYPHWLPWLTDLGLDSISVSPEVVTQVFDQL